The Microbacterium horticulturae genome has a window encoding:
- a CDS encoding amino acid ABC transporter permease, translating to MNFDWAGVVQFLPQLLVGLYYTLLVSVFGLLIGFVLGAIVGLGRLSRSKIVYGLATVYVEVLRGTPILVQAMWIFFALPLLVHFNIPSLLAGIIVIALNSGAYIAEIVRGAVQSIDKGQMEAGRSLGLGHHQTMIDIIWPQAFKRMIPPLGNQFIISIKDTSLLSVILVPELLYQGTLIAANHFNAVEIYTTVAVFYLIITVTLSKVLNITEKRMATA from the coding sequence ATGAACTTCGACTGGGCCGGTGTCGTCCAATTCCTGCCACAGCTGCTCGTCGGCCTCTACTACACCCTGCTGGTGTCGGTCTTCGGCCTGCTGATCGGCTTCGTGCTCGGAGCCATCGTCGGCCTCGGGCGCCTGTCACGCAGCAAGATCGTCTACGGCCTCGCAACCGTCTACGTAGAGGTCCTGCGCGGCACCCCGATCCTCGTGCAGGCGATGTGGATCTTCTTCGCGCTGCCGCTGCTGGTCCACTTCAACATCCCTTCGCTGCTGGCGGGCATCATCGTCATCGCGCTGAACTCCGGGGCCTACATCGCCGAGATCGTGCGCGGCGCCGTGCAATCGATCGACAAGGGACAGATGGAGGCCGGTCGCTCGCTGGGGCTGGGGCACCACCAGACGATGATCGACATCATCTGGCCGCAGGCGTTCAAGCGCATGATCCCGCCGCTGGGCAATCAGTTCATCATCAGCATCAAAGACACCTCGCTGCTGTCGGTGATCCTGGTGCCCGAACTGCTCTACCAGGGCACGCTCATCGCCGCGAACCACTTCAACGCCGTCGAGATCTACACCACGGTCGCGGTGTTCTACCTGATCATCACGGTGACGCTCTCGAAGGTCCTGAACATCACCGAGAAGAGGATGGCCACCGCATGA
- a CDS encoding PTS sugar transporter subunit IIA: MAHEVLTVGQVRIHTDGATQEQAMKEAADILEAAGAVTSDYYDAMQQREQTVSTYMGNELAIPHGTNETKDTILESGLSVVRYDGGVDWGGEPVTFVIGIAGKGGEHLEILSQIAILFSEEDDVAKLKAASTPEELYALLATVNES; encoded by the coding sequence ATGGCACACGAGGTCCTCACCGTCGGTCAGGTGCGCATCCACACCGATGGCGCAACGCAGGAGCAGGCGATGAAGGAGGCCGCCGACATCCTCGAGGCGGCCGGCGCCGTCACCAGCGACTACTACGACGCCATGCAGCAGCGTGAGCAGACCGTGTCGACGTACATGGGCAACGAGCTCGCCATCCCGCACGGCACGAACGAGACCAAGGACACGATCCTCGAATCCGGCCTCTCGGTCGTCCGCTACGACGGCGGCGTGGACTGGGGCGGCGAGCCGGTCACGTTCGTCATCGGGATCGCCGGCAAGGGCGGTGAGCACTTGGAGATCCTGTCGCAGATCGCCATCCTCTTCTCCGAAGAAGACGACGTCGCGAAGCTCAAGGCCGCCTCGACGCCCGAAGAGCTGTACGCACTGCTGGCCACCGTGAACGAATCATGA
- a CDS encoding dipeptide ABC transporter ATP-binding protein, whose product MSSSGDQPVLSADAIRIAFADSPRSQARTVVDGVGFELYPGRVVALVGESGSGKSVTAMSVLGLLPPNARVAGSIRLGGQELVGAPANVLRAVRGGRIGTIFQEPMNAFDPVYTIEWQIVEALRAHTSADRSSAGARVCELLRSVGIRDVDRVARSHPHELSGGQLQRAMIAMALSCDPEILIADEPTTALDVTVQAGILELIRVMAAERRVAVLLITHDMGVVADLADDVIVMRAGEVVERADAATLFAAPKATYTRELLQAVPRLDQTAAVAAEAASTPRVVEVDDLSIDYATTGWGRPPLRAVQGVGFTIDAGRTFGLVGESGSGKSTIGRALAGLIAPASGIVRVEGTDLATASRRRLRAVRRGIGYVFQDPASSLNPRQTVGRAIAEPLRLHTRQGQTERRARVAELLDAVNLPSAFAERYPHELSGGQRQRVAIARAVALHPALLIADEPTSALDVSVQATVLQLFVQLQRDFGFACLFISHDLAVVQEVAHEVAVLQDGRIVESGPARRLLADPQQPYTQRLIAAAPVADPAAQRRRREAWHALASDDAEVTA is encoded by the coding sequence GTGAGTTCATCCGGCGATCAGCCGGTGCTGTCGGCGGACGCGATCCGCATCGCGTTCGCCGACAGCCCGCGCAGCCAAGCCCGCACCGTCGTCGACGGGGTGGGCTTCGAGCTGTACCCGGGGCGCGTGGTGGCGCTGGTGGGAGAATCGGGCTCGGGCAAGTCGGTCACGGCGATGTCGGTCCTGGGGCTGCTGCCGCCCAACGCGCGCGTGGCCGGCAGCATCCGCCTCGGCGGCCAGGAGCTCGTCGGCGCCCCCGCGAACGTGTTGCGCGCGGTGCGCGGCGGGCGCATCGGCACGATCTTCCAAGAACCGATGAACGCGTTCGACCCGGTTTACACGATCGAGTGGCAGATCGTCGAGGCGCTGCGTGCACATACGAGCGCCGACCGGTCCTCCGCGGGCGCTCGGGTGTGCGAGCTGCTGCGTTCGGTGGGCATCCGCGACGTGGACCGTGTGGCGCGCTCGCATCCGCACGAACTCAGCGGCGGCCAATTGCAGCGCGCCATGATCGCGATGGCGCTGTCGTGCGACCCTGAGATCCTCATCGCCGACGAGCCGACCACCGCCCTGGACGTCACCGTGCAGGCCGGCATTCTCGAGCTCATCCGCGTCATGGCCGCCGAGCGGCGGGTGGCCGTCCTTCTGATCACCCACGACATGGGCGTCGTCGCCGATCTCGCTGACGACGTGATCGTCATGCGTGCGGGCGAGGTCGTGGAGAGGGCGGATGCCGCGACCCTGTTCGCCGCTCCGAAGGCCACCTACACGCGGGAACTGCTGCAGGCCGTGCCGCGGCTCGATCAGACCGCCGCGGTGGCGGCTGAGGCGGCATCCACCCCCCGCGTCGTCGAGGTCGACGACCTGTCGATCGACTACGCCACCACGGGCTGGGGGCGCCCACCGCTGCGTGCCGTGCAGGGCGTGGGCTTCACGATCGACGCCGGTCGCACCTTCGGCCTGGTCGGTGAGTCGGGGTCGGGCAAGTCCACGATCGGGCGGGCGCTGGCAGGGTTGATCGCCCCGGCGTCCGGAATCGTGCGGGTCGAGGGGACGGACCTGGCCACGGCATCCCGCCGGCGCCTGCGCGCGGTGCGCCGGGGGATCGGCTACGTCTTTCAAGACCCGGCATCGTCGCTGAACCCCCGGCAGACGGTCGGCCGGGCCATCGCCGAGCCCCTGCGGCTGCACACCCGGCAGGGGCAGACCGAGCGTCGCGCCCGCGTTGCGGAGCTGCTGGATGCCGTGAACCTGCCGTCCGCGTTCGCCGAGCGGTACCCGCACGAGCTGTCGGGCGGCCAGCGTCAGCGCGTGGCGATCGCCCGCGCCGTCGCGCTGCACCCGGCGCTGCTCATCGCCGACGAGCCCACCAGCGCGCTCGACGTGTCGGTGCAGGCCACCGTGCTGCAGCTGTTCGTGCAGCTGCAGCGCGACTTCGGGTTCGCCTGCCTGTTCATCAGCCATGACCTCGCCGTCGTCCAGGAGGTGGCGCACGAGGTCGCGGTGCTGCAGGACGGCCGCATCGTCGAGTCCGGCCCGGCCCGGCGTCTGCTCGCCGACCCGCAGCAGCCCTACACGCAACGGCTCATCGCCGCCGCGCCCGTGGCGGACCCCGCAGCGCAGCGTCGTCGGCGAGAGGCTTGGCACGCGCTCGCGTCCGACGATGCGGAGGTGACGGCATGA
- a CDS encoding amino acid ABC transporter ATP-binding protein, whose amino-acid sequence MITVKDLHKSFGDLEVLRGIDYEVAESEVVCVIGPSGSGKSTLLRCLNQLEEVTAGTIIVDGNDLTDPKLDINAVRTEIGMVFQQFNLFPHKSVLDNVALAPRRVRRISRAQAEERARALLAKVGLADKADAYPEQLSGGQKQRVAIARALAMEPKIMLFDEPTSALDPELVGEVLEVMKDLAIEGMTMVVVTHEMGFAREVGDRVVFMDGGVIVEEGTPDEIFGNPQSPRTKDFLDKVL is encoded by the coding sequence ATGATCACCGTCAAGGACCTGCACAAGAGCTTCGGCGATCTCGAGGTGCTGCGCGGCATCGACTACGAGGTCGCAGAGTCCGAAGTCGTGTGCGTCATCGGGCCCAGCGGTTCGGGCAAGAGCACGCTCCTGCGCTGCCTGAACCAGCTCGAAGAGGTCACTGCCGGCACCATCATCGTGGACGGCAACGACCTCACCGACCCGAAGCTCGACATCAACGCGGTGCGTACCGAGATCGGCATGGTCTTCCAGCAGTTCAATCTGTTCCCGCACAAGTCGGTGCTCGACAACGTCGCGCTGGCACCGCGCCGGGTGCGCAGGATCTCCCGTGCACAGGCCGAGGAGCGCGCCCGAGCACTGCTGGCGAAGGTCGGCCTGGCCGACAAGGCCGACGCGTACCCCGAACAGCTCTCCGGCGGACAGAAACAGCGCGTGGCGATCGCCCGGGCGCTGGCGATGGAGCCGAAGATCATGCTCTTCGACGAGCCGACCTCCGCGCTCGACCCCGAGTTGGTGGGGGAGGTCCTCGAGGTGATGAAGGACCTCGCCATCGAGGGGATGACGATGGTCGTCGTCACGCATGAGATGGGGTTCGCGCGCGAGGTGGGCGATCGCGTGGTGTTCATGGACGGCGGAGTGATCGTCGAAGAGGGCACCCCCGACGAGATCTTCGGCAACCCGCAGTCACCGCGAACCAAGGACTTCCTCGACAAGGTGCTCTGA
- a CDS encoding mannitol-1-phosphate 5-dehydrogenase, with protein MKAVHFGAGNIGRGFVGLLLHEGGYELVFSDVAGALVDAINAVDSYTVHAVGEGGGDTVVTGFRAINSAEHPDEVADEVASADVVTTAVGPTILKFVAPLVLAGLRRRDAASTPLQVMACENAINATDVLRDEIIAVAADDWDALADRVVFANTAVDRIVPAQPEGAGVDVTVEPFYEWAIERPPFGDNPPHLPGAHFVPELAPYIERKLFTVNTGHATTAYFGAQAGIEKISEALADDAIAARVAAALEETSALLAAKHGLDPDELAQYRATILNRFRNPALPDTVWRVGRQPLRKLSRHERFVGPAAEAAERGLTVDGLVAAIGAALAFDDAEDPQSVDLQRMLRELDADAFTAEVTGLAAPHPLYPRVREVVDARQAAL; from the coding sequence ATGAAGGCCGTCCATTTCGGCGCCGGCAACATCGGGCGCGGCTTCGTCGGGCTGCTGCTGCACGAGGGCGGCTACGAGCTCGTCTTCTCAGACGTGGCGGGTGCTCTCGTCGACGCCATCAACGCCGTCGACTCCTACACCGTGCACGCGGTCGGCGAGGGCGGGGGCGACACCGTCGTCACCGGGTTCCGCGCGATCAACTCGGCCGAGCACCCCGACGAGGTCGCCGACGAGGTCGCCTCGGCCGACGTGGTCACCACGGCGGTCGGGCCGACGATTCTGAAGTTCGTGGCGCCGCTCGTGCTGGCAGGACTGCGGCGGCGAGATGCGGCATCCACCCCTCTTCAGGTGATGGCCTGCGAGAACGCCATCAATGCGACCGACGTGCTGCGCGATGAGATCATCGCGGTCGCCGCCGACGACTGGGACGCGCTGGCCGATCGGGTCGTGTTCGCGAACACCGCCGTGGACAGGATCGTGCCCGCCCAGCCGGAGGGCGCGGGGGTGGATGTCACGGTCGAGCCGTTCTACGAGTGGGCGATCGAGCGGCCGCCGTTCGGCGACAACCCGCCGCACCTGCCGGGCGCGCACTTCGTGCCCGAGCTCGCACCGTACATCGAGCGGAAGCTCTTCACGGTCAACACCGGGCATGCGACCACCGCCTACTTCGGCGCGCAAGCGGGGATCGAGAAGATCTCGGAGGCGCTGGCCGACGACGCCATCGCCGCGCGCGTGGCCGCCGCGCTGGAGGAGACCTCGGCGCTGCTGGCAGCCAAGCACGGCCTCGACCCGGACGAGCTCGCGCAGTACCGGGCGACGATCCTCAACCGGTTCCGCAACCCTGCCCTCCCCGACACAGTGTGGCGGGTCGGGCGGCAGCCGCTGCGCAAGCTGTCGCGGCACGAACGGTTCGTGGGGCCGGCGGCCGAAGCCGCCGAGCGCGGGCTGACGGTCGACGGACTGGTGGCGGCGATCGGCGCCGCCCTGGCATTCGACGACGCCGAAGATCCGCAGTCCGTCGACCTGCAGCGCATGCTGCGCGAGCTGGATGCCGACGCTTTCACCGCCGAGGTGACCGGGCTGGCTGCGCCGCATCCGCTGTACCCGCGTGTGCGCGAGGTGGTCGACGCGCGCCAGGCTGCGCTGTAG
- a CDS encoding transporter substrate-binding domain-containing protein translates to MNRTRRLSTAAAILAALTLTVGLSACSGGDDGADGELKDSYTVATDTSFVPFEFKDGGEYVGFDIDLINAIADEAGFTIDLKTTNFDGIIPGMQTGTFDMAIAGISITDERAKKIDYSDPYYQSGLRIGVPVDNTDINSVDDLAGKNIATRLGSTSADYIKKNIDGATPKEYKQLDQAYLSVANGSTDAVLYDAPNVAYYIKTKGEDSLKMVGDLLQAEDYGIAIAKGQPELVEAVDAALKSLKDDGTYDKLFEKWFGEKPQN, encoded by the coding sequence GTGAACAGAACACGACGGCTCTCGACGGCGGCGGCGATTCTCGCAGCCTTGACTCTCACGGTGGGCTTGTCCGCCTGCTCCGGCGGTGACGACGGTGCAGACGGTGAGCTGAAAGACAGCTACACGGTGGCGACCGACACCTCGTTCGTCCCGTTCGAGTTCAAGGACGGCGGCGAGTACGTCGGCTTCGACATCGATCTGATCAACGCCATCGCCGACGAGGCGGGCTTCACCATCGACCTGAAGACGACCAACTTCGACGGAATCATCCCGGGCATGCAGACCGGTACCTTCGACATGGCGATCGCGGGCATCAGCATCACCGACGAGCGGGCGAAGAAGATCGACTATTCAGACCCGTACTACCAGTCCGGTCTGCGCATCGGCGTGCCCGTCGACAACACCGACATCAACTCGGTCGATGACCTTGCGGGCAAGAACATCGCGACGCGACTGGGATCGACCAGCGCCGACTACATCAAGAAGAACATCGACGGCGCCACGCCCAAGGAGTACAAGCAGCTCGACCAGGCGTACCTCTCGGTGGCCAACGGCAGTACCGACGCCGTCCTCTACGACGCCCCGAACGTGGCGTACTACATCAAGACCAAGGGCGAAGACAGCCTGAAGATGGTCGGCGACCTGCTGCAGGCCGAAGACTACGGAATCGCCATCGCGAAGGGGCAGCCCGAGCTCGTCGAGGCGGTCGACGCCGCGCTGAAGTCGCTGAAGGACGACGGCACGTACGACAAGCTCTTCGAGAAGTGGTTCGGCGAGAAGCCGCAGAACTGA
- a CDS encoding adenosine deaminase, giving the protein MAIDQNGDARIGGVSLRSLPKVSLHDHLDGGVRPATIIELADAAGIEVPEHEPAALADWFARQSDSGSLVEYLKTFDLTIAVMQTREGLTRIAREFVEDLVADGVVYAEVRWAPEQHLTAGLSLDDAVAAVQEGIEQGQDAALAAGRDIRVGQLISAMRHTDRSLEIAKLAVSWRDRGAVGFDIAGPEDGFPPSRLRDAFDYLAADFFPATVHAGEAAGLASIRSALIDGRALRLGHGVRIAEDIETVGVDGEDVQVRLGEIAQWVRDREIPLELSPSSNLQTGAIAAWGNVLADHPFDLLYQVGFAVTVNVDNRTMSRTSLTRELALLAETFDYDLGDIEAFQLNAAAAAFLPIEEREELIELIAAGFGA; this is encoded by the coding sequence ATGGCCATCGACCAGAACGGTGACGCGCGTATCGGCGGCGTCTCGTTGCGCAGCCTTCCGAAGGTCTCGTTGCACGACCACCTCGACGGGGGCGTGCGACCCGCCACGATCATCGAGCTGGCGGATGCCGCCGGCATCGAGGTCCCCGAGCACGAACCGGCCGCGCTCGCCGACTGGTTCGCCCGGCAGAGCGACTCGGGCTCGCTCGTCGAGTACCTGAAGACCTTCGACCTCACGATCGCCGTCATGCAGACACGTGAGGGGCTGACCCGGATCGCTCGTGAGTTCGTCGAAGACCTCGTCGCCGACGGCGTCGTCTACGCCGAGGTGCGCTGGGCGCCCGAACAGCACCTGACAGCCGGCCTGAGCCTCGACGATGCGGTCGCCGCCGTCCAGGAGGGCATCGAGCAGGGGCAGGATGCCGCACTCGCCGCCGGCCGTGATATCCGTGTCGGGCAGCTCATCAGCGCGATGCGGCACACCGACCGGTCGCTGGAGATCGCGAAGCTCGCGGTGTCATGGCGCGACCGCGGCGCGGTCGGATTCGACATCGCCGGACCCGAAGACGGCTTCCCGCCGTCGCGGCTGCGCGACGCGTTCGACTACCTGGCGGCGGACTTCTTCCCGGCCACGGTGCACGCGGGGGAGGCGGCCGGGCTCGCCTCGATCCGTTCGGCGCTCATCGACGGGCGCGCGCTGCGCCTGGGCCACGGCGTGCGGATCGCCGAAGACATCGAGACGGTCGGCGTCGACGGAGAGGATGTGCAGGTCCGCCTGGGAGAGATCGCGCAGTGGGTGCGCGACCGCGAGATCCCGCTCGAGCTCTCGCCGAGCTCGAACCTGCAGACCGGCGCCATCGCGGCGTGGGGCAATGTGCTCGCCGACCACCCGTTCGACCTGCTCTACCAGGTCGGGTTCGCTGTGACGGTCAACGTCGACAACCGCACGATGAGCCGCACCTCGCTCACGCGCGAGCTGGCGCTGCTCGCCGAGACCTTCGACTACGACCTCGGTGACATCGAGGCCTTCCAGCTCAACGCGGCCGCGGCAGCATTCCTGCCCATCGAGGAGCGCGAAGAACTCATCGAGCTCATCGCCGCCGGCTTCGGCGCGTAG
- a CDS encoding ABC transporter substrate-binding protein, whose translation MRRHLTGAIALAAAATLALTACSGGGSSAEKTGTAGGTLTILTSATQIDLDPAKSQNLAITTLGLIERRLTTWDIEKGKDPKVVPDLATDTGTVSDDGKTWTYTLKDGLKFADGTPITSEDVKYGIERSFAPELSGGLGYHKSLLVGGEDYQGPYTDGDLDSIETPDDKTIVFHLNASYGDWPWIVSMPAFAPVPKDKDDPKTYGQDPVATGPYKVSSNKQGTALELVRNTNWDKSTDPVRTAGPDKIIFKESQDVSTSTQSLISDAGSAKTSFLATYLGAAELALVNKNPSAKERLATSDAGPISYLAMNTQRGALKDLKVRQAIEYAVDPKAFIIAQGGSQAAIRATTLITPGIPGRQEYDLYPSGDDGDVAKAKQLLKEAGHADDLKLTLWAANDPSNQAQAQALEQGIERAGIDVTIKPLDVNTMYTDATGDDPDYDLILGGWQPDFPSANGNIQPLFDSSQVGGGGYNLARYSSPEVDKLIDQATAATDPAQAQSLWAQADKRIMQDAPVVPLTYAKQSFLAGSDVENFFIASFPAYPNYLTVTLKQ comes from the coding sequence ATGAGACGACACCTGACGGGCGCCATCGCGCTCGCGGCGGCCGCGACCCTGGCACTCACCGCCTGCTCGGGCGGTGGCAGCAGTGCCGAGAAGACCGGCACCGCCGGCGGGACGCTCACCATCCTCACCTCGGCGACCCAGATCGATCTCGACCCCGCGAAGAGTCAGAACCTCGCGATCACGACGCTCGGTCTCATCGAGCGGCGCCTGACGACCTGGGACATCGAGAAGGGCAAGGACCCGAAGGTCGTCCCCGACCTCGCCACCGACACCGGCACGGTCAGCGACGACGGCAAGACCTGGACCTACACGCTCAAGGACGGCCTGAAGTTCGCCGACGGCACGCCCATCACCAGCGAAGACGTCAAGTACGGCATCGAGCGGTCGTTCGCGCCCGAGCTGTCGGGAGGCCTCGGCTACCACAAGTCCTTGCTCGTCGGCGGCGAGGACTACCAGGGGCCCTACACCGACGGCGATCTCGACTCCATCGAGACCCCCGATGACAAGACCATCGTCTTCCACTTGAACGCGTCGTACGGCGACTGGCCGTGGATCGTGTCGATGCCGGCGTTCGCCCCGGTGCCCAAAGACAAGGATGACCCCAAGACCTACGGCCAGGATCCGGTGGCCACCGGCCCCTACAAGGTCTCGTCGAACAAGCAGGGCACGGCCCTCGAGCTGGTCCGCAACACGAACTGGGACAAGAGCACCGACCCGGTGCGCACCGCCGGCCCCGACAAGATCATCTTCAAGGAGAGCCAGGACGTCTCCACGAGCACGCAGTCGCTGATCAGCGACGCGGGCAGCGCCAAGACCTCGTTCCTGGCGACCTACCTGGGCGCCGCTGAGCTGGCCCTGGTCAACAAGAACCCCAGCGCTAAGGAGAGGCTGGCCACCAGCGACGCCGGCCCCATCAGCTACCTCGCCATGAACACGCAGCGCGGTGCGCTGAAGGACCTCAAGGTGCGTCAGGCGATCGAGTACGCCGTCGACCCGAAGGCCTTCATCATCGCGCAGGGCGGCAGCCAAGCGGCGATCCGCGCGACCACGTTGATCACGCCTGGCATCCCGGGGCGTCAGGAGTACGACCTGTATCCGTCGGGCGACGACGGCGACGTCGCCAAGGCCAAGCAGCTGCTGAAGGAGGCCGGCCATGCCGACGACCTGAAGCTCACGCTGTGGGCGGCCAACGATCCGTCGAACCAGGCGCAGGCGCAGGCGCTCGAACAGGGCATCGAGCGCGCCGGCATCGACGTGACGATCAAGCCGCTCGACGTCAACACGATGTACACCGATGCCACCGGAGACGACCCCGACTACGACCTGATCCTCGGTGGCTGGCAGCCCGACTTCCCGAGCGCGAACGGCAACATCCAGCCGCTGTTCGACTCGAGCCAGGTCGGCGGCGGCGGATACAACCTCGCCCGGTACTCGAGCCCCGAGGTCGACAAGCTCATCGACCAGGCGACGGCGGCGACCGACCCGGCGCAGGCGCAGTCGCTGTGGGCGCAGGCCGACAAGCGCATCATGCAGGACGCCCCGGTCGTCCCGCTGACCTACGCGAAGCAGTCGTTCCTGGCCGGCAGCGATGTCGAGAACTTCTTCATCGCGTCGTTCCCCGCGTATCCGAACTATCTGACTGTCACACTGAAGCAGTGA
- a CDS encoding ABC transporter permease, translating into MTTANTIEGAGIPSQRTGFRHILRSVLRDRWAAAGAIVIIGFVLVALLAPLLTAVTGQNPYTYHVDLLDDSGAPVGWGGGISATHWFGVEPLTGRDLFSIVVYGARISLLVGISATVLSVLIGVLVGVTTGFFGGWYDKIFSRVVDVMFGFPVLVFMIALTAIVPTAFPKPLFMIIVIGFFGWPSISRVVRGQVLSLRERAFVTASTAMGAAGWRVAFGQVLPNVSATIIVYTTIMVPSMIGFEAALSFLGVGVPPPTPSWGRTIGEAVAWVQISPMYLVFPGAALFLITLAFNTLGDGLRDALDPKGGGR; encoded by the coding sequence ATGACCACCGCGAACACGATCGAGGGCGCCGGCATCCCGTCGCAGCGCACAGGTTTTCGGCACATCCTCCGTTCGGTGCTGCGCGACCGATGGGCCGCTGCCGGCGCGATCGTCATCATCGGCTTCGTGCTCGTGGCGCTGCTCGCGCCGCTGCTGACCGCGGTCACCGGGCAGAACCCGTACACCTATCACGTCGACCTGCTCGACGACTCGGGCGCGCCCGTGGGCTGGGGCGGCGGCATCAGCGCGACGCACTGGTTCGGCGTCGAGCCGCTCACCGGCCGCGACCTGTTCTCGATCGTGGTGTACGGCGCCCGTATCTCGCTGCTCGTAGGCATCAGCGCCACCGTGCTCTCGGTGCTCATCGGCGTGCTCGTCGGCGTGACGACCGGGTTCTTCGGCGGCTGGTACGACAAGATCTTCAGCCGGGTCGTCGACGTGATGTTCGGCTTCCCGGTGCTGGTGTTCATGATCGCGCTGACTGCCATCGTGCCCACGGCGTTCCCCAAGCCCCTATTCATGATCATCGTCATCGGATTCTTCGGCTGGCCGTCGATCTCGCGCGTCGTGCGCGGCCAGGTGCTCTCGCTGCGCGAACGCGCCTTCGTGACGGCATCCACCGCCATGGGCGCGGCCGGCTGGCGCGTGGCCTTCGGTCAGGTGCTGCCCAATGTGTCGGCGACGATCATCGTCTACACGACGATCATGGTGCCCTCGATGATCGGCTTCGAGGCGGCGCTGTCGTTCCTGGGGGTCGGCGTGCCGCCGCCCACACCGAGCTGGGGTCGCACGATCGGTGAGGCCGTCGCCTGGGTGCAGATCAGCCCGATGTACCTCGTGTTCCCGGGTGCCGCGCTGTTCCTCATCACGCTCGCTTTCAACACTCTGGGCGACGGGCTGCGCGACGCCCTCGACCCGAAGGGAGGCGGCCGATGA
- a CDS encoding ABC transporter permease, which translates to MTRFILQRLGGMIIVLLVVAVVSFAIFYLLPTNPAQLSCGKPCTPENLERAKEFMGTNLPWWQQLGAFLWGIVAGRSFGTGDAAISCTAPCFGYSFQLNASVSELIASRFPVSASIAIGAAALWVLMGVAGGVVAALRRNTWVDRTVMTFAIAGVSAPSYLVGLLAILLFGFTLQWFPTGGYVPLTEDPLQWFLHLILPWCTLAFISAAIYARLTRGEMIETMGQDYIRTVRAKGVGEGRVVVRHGLRNAIIPVVTIFGLDLGGLLGGTVIAEKVFSMQGLGAMLIDGVNTLDLQLVIGFTLFSAFLIVLANFIVDLLYGFVDPRVKARA; encoded by the coding sequence ATGACCCGGTTCATCCTGCAGCGGTTGGGCGGCATGATCATCGTGCTGCTGGTCGTGGCGGTCGTCTCCTTCGCGATCTTCTACCTTCTGCCCACGAACCCTGCGCAACTGAGCTGTGGCAAGCCGTGCACGCCCGAGAACCTTGAACGTGCGAAGGAGTTCATGGGCACGAACCTGCCCTGGTGGCAGCAGCTCGGTGCCTTCTTGTGGGGCATCGTCGCGGGGCGCAGCTTCGGGACGGGGGATGCCGCGATCTCGTGCACTGCGCCGTGCTTCGGGTACTCCTTCCAGCTGAACGCATCGGTGAGCGAGCTCATCGCCTCGCGCTTTCCCGTGTCGGCATCGATCGCGATCGGCGCGGCCGCGCTGTGGGTGCTGATGGGCGTGGCCGGGGGAGTGGTCGCGGCCCTGCGCCGCAACACCTGGGTCGACCGCACCGTGATGACCTTCGCGATCGCGGGCGTCTCGGCGCCCAGCTACCTCGTCGGGCTGTTGGCGATCCTGCTGTTCGGGTTCACGCTGCAATGGTTCCCCACCGGCGGATACGTCCCGCTGACCGAAGATCCCCTGCAGTGGTTCCTGCATCTGATCCTGCCGTGGTGCACGCTCGCGTTCATCTCCGCGGCCATCTACGCGCGGCTGACCCGCGGCGAGATGATCGAGACGATGGGGCAGGACTACATCCGCACCGTCCGCGCCAAGGGCGTCGGCGAGGGGCGGGTGGTTGTGCGCCACGGGTTGCGCAACGCCATCATCCCGGTCGTCACGATCTTCGGGCTCGACCTCGGGGGACTGCTGGGGGGCACTGTGATCGCCGAGAAGGTGTTCTCGATGCAGGGACTGGGCGCCATGCTCATCGACGGTGTCAACACTCTCGATCTGCAGCTCGTCATCGGTTTCACCCTGTTCTCGGCGTTTCTGATCGTGCTGGCGAACTTCATCGTCGACCTGCTCTACGGATTCGTCGACCCGCGGGTGAAGGCGCGCGCCTGA